The sequence TCAATGAGCTCCATAAAGTCCATCTGGTGCTGTTTTTCCAGATGTGTCAGCCCAAAATCATCCATGATGAGCAGGTCGGCTTTTGCCAACTTGTCAAAGAACTTGATAGCGGTGCCTTCCAGCCTTACCATCTTGGTTTTGAGCATCAGTTTCTGGGTATTAAAATAGGCGGCCTTAAATCCTTGGATACAGGCCTGGTGTCCCAGTGCGGATGCGAGGTAACTTTTACCACAGCCGGTGGCCCCGGTTATCAGCACCGACTCCCCTTTGGTGATGTAGTCTCCGGTGGACAGGGATGCCAGCACCATATCGTCCAACCCCCTGGTTTTATCAAGCCTGAGTTCTTCCAGGGAGGCCTTATACCTGAATCCGGCATTGGACTTCAGCCTTCTGAACCTCCTGTTGTCCCTTTCCTGCTCCTCGGCCTGGAGCATCATCTCAAGGCCTTCTGTCAGCGTGAGGTTTTGGGTTTTGCGGGTTTCCTTCAGGGCTGTCCATGTTTTGGACATGCCGTGCAGTTTAAGCCTGGTCATTTGTGCTTCGATCTGGTTCATATTCATTAGGTGTTAAAATTGGAGTTTCTGTTGGTCGTAATATTCCTTGCCCCGGACATTGTCGTGTTTGGGCAGGGCTTTTTGTGTAATATCGGGCTGTTCATGGGCCATGTTGTTTTCAAGGACGTTCCTGATAAACCCATAAGAATAGACCTGGTGGTCCATGGCTATTTTGCAGGCCCTGTCAAAGGTGTCCGGGTCGGACTTCCTGCTCAGGGCCAGCAGCCCGTCACAGGTCCTGTAAAGCTGTTCGGGATACCGGTTCTGCTCAAACAGCAGGGAGACATACCGGTAAAGGACCTCCGATTTTTTACGGGCAAGTTCCCTGTAGTATTCAGGGCTCCTGTCCCTGTAATGCCTGTGCTGGGAACACAGATGGTCTTCAACGGTAGAATAGCCGCCCTTGGTGCTTCTGGCATGGACGGCTACCTTTTTGCCTTCATGGTAGACATAGAACATGGACCTGGTGTAGACTGCCTTCACTTTCTTGCCAATAAGGGTATACGGGACACTGTAATATTGCTTGTCCCTTGCCAGGTAAACATGGTTGTTCTTTGCCACGGTCAGCAGGGCATGGTAGCGTAGCTCAAACCGGTCCTCGGGAAGTTTTCCCAACAGGGGTTTTTCATCGGCCAAAAACTTCTCTTCCCGGCAGTAGGGCCTGCGCTGCATCCGTGTCTGGTTATGGGCCCTGATCCGCATTTTAATGGCCTGGTTGAGCGCATAAAGGTCAAAGAACTGCATGTTCCTCAGCTTGGCATATACCCTGGAGTAGAGCACTTTGACCTGGTTCTCGACAAGGGCCTTGTCCTGGGGCCTTCTGGCCCTTGCCGGAAGGACGGCCGTGCCGTAATGGTTGGCAAAGTCTTCCAGTGCCCGGTTGATATCCGGTTCGTACTTGTCGGCCTTGTCCACTGCCGACTTCAGGTTGTCGGGGACCAGAAGGGAAGGGACCCCGCCCAAATGTTCCAGGCAGCAGGCCAGGGCGTGGAGAAAATCAGCTATACGCTGACTGGGCACGGCCATGGCAAAAGCATAGTCCGAACAGGGCAGGCAGGCCACAAAAAATTGGCAGGAAATGACCTCTCCGGTTTCCCGGTCTATGTAGTCAATCGTCTTGCCGGCAAAATCAATATAAAGCTTTTCCCCGGGCGGATGGGCAAGTACCATGGTTGGTTTTGACCGGGCAAGGTCATGCTGGTCAAGGTGGTGGCAGAACTGTGAGTAGCTGTAACCATCCGGATGGGACTGTCTGTATTCCTCCCACAAAAGTGTCCTGGTAACCCCGGTACGCTTCAGCTCTTTACGAAAATATTCAAGACGCATTTTAAAATGATCGTACCGGGGATCCTTATAGGAAGGGTTGCCAGGATGGAAACGGGAATGGATCTCCGGCTCTTCAAGGGCGAGCAGATCATCTATGGTTAGGTTCGTACCTGTCTGTCCCAGCAGCTTTTCAAGCTTGACAAGGTAGGCCTTTACGGTATTCTTGCTCATGCCAAGCATTCGGGCAATGGTCTTGGTCCCTTTGCCCTGCTTGTTGAGAATGATCAATTGTTTTATCTGACTCATTGGTTTTGGTTTTCCTGCCATTGGATCACGGTTAGCGGTATATAAATCATCCGCTAAAAAACCAAAACCAGCATTATAAGGGGTCAACATGCTCCGGAATCTGACAACAGAGGGGTCAATATGCTCCGGAATTATTGCTGAAATATTACTTTAGGGGGTCAGCATCCGCCGGAATGGCAGTTGAAAACAGCCGATTAAGCCACTTTTCAACCTCCGGGTCATTCCCGGATCATGGGGTCAACATGCTCCGGAATATCCACCTTGTTTTATTGACAAAATTTCTTCTTTTCGTATCGTGAATTTCTTTAGGTGTGGTCATTTTCTCAAATTGGGCACAACGGTTTGGCTATGAGCAGTAGCGTCCCGAAGGGCACTATTGCTTATAGGTTTTGTTGAACGAATCCAGCTAAAGCAGGAAGCCGGCATGATTGTCCGGATCTTCCTAAATTAGCCTTATCGTGAATTTTAACAGGGTAAGCTATAAAAAAACAGACAATCATTGAAGAAAATCACAAAAAACAAAAAAGCATTCCTCATAATTACCCTATTCCCACAAACAATTCGTTCAACACTGCATTCAGACTGGGCTGTTCCAGCCGTCAGAATGCTTAGTTATTGTAGCCAGTGATTTTTCTTTTATTTTTTTCAGTCTGTCGATTGTGTTCTTTTCTGCGTTAATAATTCCAACGGTCTTATGTCTACTGAATTGGGGTTCTGTAATTGTTGAAAGTTGCAAAGCTGAATTTGCGTATTCTGAAGCTTCTTCAATTTCCCCCATTCTTAGGCACAAGTTAGCCATCAATGTCGCATAATAGAATTTTTGGTCGTTCATTAATAAGTTGCCACCTGTTTCGTCAAATTTTAAAGTCGACAGTTCATAAGCTTCTTGAAGTTTGTCTTCTTGGTCAGAAAGCAAAATCGTTTCGCTTAATTTCAAATCTGCAAGTCCA comes from Echinicola vietnamensis DSM 17526 and encodes:
- the istB gene encoding IS21-like element helper ATPase IstB, which translates into the protein MNQIEAQMTRLKLHGMSKTWTALKETRKTQNLTLTEGLEMMLQAEEQERDNRRFRRLKSNAGFRYKASLEELRLDKTRGLDDMVLASLSTGDYITKGESVLITGATGCGKSYLASALGHQACIQGFKAAYFNTQKLMLKTKMVRLEGTAIKFFDKLAKADLLIMDDFGLTHLEKQHQMDFMELIEDRHGKKSTIIASQLPVSSWYEVIGEETIADAILDRLVHSSYRIELKGDSLRKKM
- the istA gene encoding IS21 family transposase produces the protein MSQIKQLIILNKQGKGTKTIARMLGMSKNTVKAYLVKLEKLLGQTGTNLTIDDLLALEEPEIHSRFHPGNPSYKDPRYDHFKMRLEYFRKELKRTGVTRTLLWEEYRQSHPDGYSYSQFCHHLDQHDLARSKPTMVLAHPPGEKLYIDFAGKTIDYIDRETGEVISCQFFVACLPCSDYAFAMAVPSQRIADFLHALACCLEHLGGVPSLLVPDNLKSAVDKADKYEPDINRALEDFANHYGTAVLPARARRPQDKALVENQVKVLYSRVYAKLRNMQFFDLYALNQAIKMRIRAHNQTRMQRRPYCREEKFLADEKPLLGKLPEDRFELRYHALLTVAKNNHVYLARDKQYYSVPYTLIGKKVKAVYTRSMFYVYHEGKKVAVHARSTKGGYSTVEDHLCSQHRHYRDRSPEYYRELARKKSEVLYRYVSLLFEQNRYPEQLYRTCDGLLALSRKSDPDTFDRACKIAMDHQVYSYGFIRNVLENNMAHEQPDITQKALPKHDNVRGKEYYDQQKLQF
- a CDS encoding tetratricopeptide repeat protein, whose amino-acid sequence is MSKDDWYRNTEWNDQIESEFEARLKRSRGNSNKAQYLRIQASYLLDSQKTENQKKGIQLMERVINDYPEETFSTIHGHEQLGDYYLQNGNYKEAESHFRIVTGHYHSNTRSGTTGLADLKLSETILLSDQEDKLQEAYELSTLKFDETGGNLLMNDQKFYYATLMANLCLRMGEIEEASEYANSALQLSTITEPQFSRHKTVGIINAEKNTIDRLKKIKEKSLATITKHSDGWNSPV